The genomic region AAAAACACTTTTATGAATGGAGACATTCATTTGGAATGAAATGTTTAAATATTCCAAATACATTACattttaaagaaattacaaaaattgAGGATGCTTTAAATCTTTATGAAAAACTCAAAAAAGAAACACAAACAATTCAATTTAAACCAGATCATGAAGTAGAATGTGAAGACTCAAAGGGAAATGTTATGAGCATAAAGGCTTATGATGATTTAAAAAGGCAAGGATTGTTATAGtacaaaaaatgttttgttatactctcattttttttttttatatatatttatttttagttaAATATTACTTGATATGTTATACATAATCTTCGCCTATTTATGAAGTGAAGCGAGCCAAATTTTTACATGCATTAaagtttattatttcccTTAATTACATTCAAGggtttgtatttttttattttatttttatttttttttctaatttttcatttttctaCGTTCTTAAAATGCACATTATACGAATTCCCACACATTGAGATGTGtgcatttttatgaaatttTCAGAACATAATTGTTTATTCACCTGAACGTtcatgtaaaaaattaatatttccatttagccttttttttttttttttttttaatctaTTTCATTTGAGGATTAAAAATAAGGTATATTCCccttttaatttattttaacataAAGCCTAAACTGATTTTGTATaagtttttaaaataaaactatatTACTTTTGTGCACATTAATGTATAAAACTAATATTCGAAAAAAAGCGagcaaattattattattgttattgtaataatattacaaaaGTGTATGAGTAAGTCATATTTTATGGTGAATAAGCAAGGaattatatgaacaaaattaaaGGTATTTATGTTAAGTAGACAAATTAActtgtttttctttttcgtTGTAATTACCACCTTGTGAAATAAAAGAGCAAAATGGGTAATAAGACTATTCGACTAATTTAACCATTTGTTtccatttaaaaaaacattcaAAAATAGGTTACTGTGCATATGCAGTATGcctgaaaaatataaattttttaaaattcacaaaaataagcaattttatgaatatatatatatttgtcaAGCGTTATggatattattatttttttgttattttcattttaagGTGAAAATTCCCCGTCTATGTTAACTGAGAAAAAGGAAACCATAAAAGGAACATATAttaagaaaaagaaaaaagaagTATGGccattaaaaattattgatTGAGGTTTTTAAGTTCCCATATATATGccatattaaattttttataattttaaatttacaGAAAATATACAGGAGCTATGTTAGATGGGAGAAAAGAGAAGTTGAACTTCTTGTTAATGGAATAAAGgttcaaaataaatatgtgcatgcatattattttgaaaatgatTTGTTTATTTCTATGTATTGTGTATACAAatgttcataatatattgtctttgttttttcttaaatttttagaaatatGGATTATCAAACTGGACTGCAATTTTACAATCTTATGATTTCCCAAAATACAggtttcaaaaaaaatgagagCAAAAATGAGAgcaaaaatgaaaatataaatatgtcgGGTTTTTGGTTTTTATTTAGGACAAGTACAAGTTTGAAGGACAAATACCGGAACTTTaaaaaagttttttttatataaaacagataatcataataatttattttatagatttgtaaataatttatattagttAGTacaattatcatttttagtactttttttttacaaaaaatataaggttttattatatttgttagaaaaaaataagatcAATATTTCAACCaatcattttatattagctcataaaaaatatatatatactcatagaaatattcaaaattaaatatatttattataattgtggatattatattttttgttgttttattttttttaagacaACAAACTACATATGGTAACATATCCTAtaagttatattttttttttatttatatttttctcctaattttattagacatatttttatatttcaaaaaataaaaaaaatagaaatgataaattaatattttcccATTTAAACTTTGTGCATATATGtttgaaaaaaagaaacagATGGCAATCCGCGTGCGCATATTTTCAtgtttgtaatttttttattatatacaattttaaatgtaaacatacttttatcaaatatttatagttTGTCCTATATCTCAATACTATATGGATATGCATGATACTATAAATAagttgaaaataaatatgacaaataatatttaatgtcttgaatttatttcaatAACTTTTTTCCTGCctctattatatataaataagcacacatttatattttacaaaacTTTAgttaatgaattaaaataaatgttttgtttaaaaaatgggAGAAAAAGGAAAACAAAAGACACTCGAACACAAAAaagatgataatatttcaatgcatcaaaaatttgtaaaaataaaacaataaaaaaaattgctaaaattatgtacctatttatagtatattatttttattttttttgtaaaataaaggataaaataattgatGAATATTATTCCGACCTAAAAGACGACAgagaaataaaagaaaagactgtttataaaaagggggatcatatttttaaatctgTGGAGAGGAGTGAAATTGACTATGCGGTAagcataattatttttcaaacattttaaaaaattcccaaagtatattttataattttaaaaaacgaatgtacaaatatttatatacacacTGATAATttaacttttattttacgacattttttatgatcAATATTCAGAGACtagatgaaaatgataatccTCCTAATTTCTGTGATTTGGTGGACAATGGTTTgccttttttttaattctaaCTTTTGagaaatgataatttttttatttttttgttttctt from Plasmodium berghei ANKA genome assembly, chromosome: 8 harbors:
- a CDS encoding telomeric repeat binding factor 1, putative, which produces MGENSPSMLTEKKETIKGTYIKKKKKEKIYRSYVRWEKREVELLVNGIKKYGLSNWTAILQSYDFPKYRTSTSLKDKYRNFKKVFFI